The Trichosurus vulpecula isolate mTriVul1 chromosome 3, mTriVul1.pri, whole genome shotgun sequence genome includes a window with the following:
- the LCN9 gene encoding epididymal-specific lipocalin-9, with protein MKINLLLSLGLALVSALHALPTASDKKAIDNLQKLAGKWNSIFLASTVQKRVEDGGDMKFSINNIDVRGHDVVFDLDLQEDGKCIPYIIVANKTEKDNVLKFDYEGENTVYVEKANPDDHVIFATHNIQNGTETVVLELYGRSQDVKENAKKSFKKLCKKYGINKDYVIDMTQNSKCNKEKQ; from the exons ATGAAGATAAATCTTCTGCTGAGCCTAGGGCTGGCTCTAGTCTCTGCCCTCCATGCCCTCCCCACTGCATCTGATAAAAAGGCAATAGATAATTTGCAAAAG CTTGCAGGAAAGTGGAATTCCATTTTCTTGGCTTCAACTGTACAGAAGCGGGTAGAAGATGGAGGTGACATGAAGTTTTCCATAAACAATATCGATGTGCGTGGGCATGATGTTGTATTTGACTTGGACCTCCA GGAAGATGGAAAATGTATCCCATATATAATTGTtgctaataaaacagaaaaagataatgTGCTCAAATTCGATT atgaaggagaaaatactgtctACGTGGAGAAAGCTAATCCAGATGACCATGTTATCTTTGCTACACATAACATTCAAAATGGGACAGAGACCGTGGTGCTGGAGCTTTATG GACGGTCCCAAGACGTAAAAGAAAACGCCAAAAAATCATTTAAGAAGCTTTGCAAAAAATACGGAATCAATAAGGATTATGTCATTGATATGACCCAAAATA GTAAAtgcaataaagaaaaacaatag